The Accipiter gentilis unplaced genomic scaffold, bAccGen1.1, whole genome shotgun sequence genome has a segment encoding these proteins:
- the LOC126036751 gene encoding electroneutral sodium bicarbonate exchanger 1-like — translation MDQQISAVIVNRKEHKLKKGCGYHLDLFVVAVMLGVCSVMGLPWFVAATVLSITHVNSLKVESDCSAPGEQPKFLGIREQRVTGLLIFVFMGCSVFFTSVLKFIPMPVLYGVFLYMGVSSLRGIQFFDRLKLFWMPAKHQPDFI, via the exons atggaccagcagatcagtgccgttattgtgaacaggaaggagcacaagctgaag aaaggatgcgggtaccacctggacctttttgtggtggccgtgatgctcggggtgtgctctgtgatggggctgccctggtttgtggctgcgaccgtcctgtccatcacccacgtgaatagcctcaaagtagagtctgactgctcagctccaggagaacaacccaagtttctggggatacgagagcagagagtcactggcttgctgatctttgtgttcatgggctgctccgtcttcttcacttctgtgttaaag tttataccaatgcctgtgctttatggcgtctttctctacatgggtgtgtcgtcgctcagaggaattcag ttctttgatcgcttgaagctgttttggatgccggcgaaacaccagccggatttcatctaa